The Deltaproteobacteria bacterium genome includes the window TTACGGGAAAGCCTCGCGTGAGGAGTCCGCCAACCGGCGCTATGTGGAAGAGGTCATCGACTTCATGGAACTGGAACCCTACCGCAAACATACCGTGGGCAACCTCAGCTACGGCATCCAAAAGCGTGTCGAAGTGGCCCGCGCCCTCACCCTGGCGCCGGAATTGCTGCTGCTGGACGAACCCATGGCCGGCATGAACATCGAGGAAAAAGAGGACATGGTGCGCTTCATCATCGACATCCAGAAGGAGCGCGATGCGACCGTGATCCTGGTGGAGCACGACCTCGGCGTGGTCATGGACATCTCCAACCACATCTACGTCCTCGATTTCGGAGAAGTGATCGGCTCCGGCACGCCGGAAGAGATCGTCAAAATTCCCAAGGTCATCGAAGCCTATATTGGAGAAGACTAGACTGG containing:
- a CDS encoding ABC transporter ATP-binding protein; amino-acid sequence: MSTLKINDVTLTFGGLAALSRVNMEIRPGLITSIIGPNGAGKTSLLNCISGFYHPTSGDIHYNDKRLTHASPHQVTSLGVARAFQNLELFSGMTVLDNLMLARHQKLRYNLLQAVIYYGKASREESANRRYVEEVIDFMELEPYRKHTVGNLSYGIQKRVEVARALTLAPELLLLDEPMAGMNIEEKEDMVRFIIDIQKERDATVILVEHDLGVVMDISNHIYVLDFGEVIGSGTPEEIVKIPKVIEAYIGED